One part of the Pseudoalteromonas ulvae UL12 genome encodes these proteins:
- a CDS encoding TapY2 family type IVa secretion system protein has translation MKYSIALALLVFIVGAHAKDQRYAYKCHVETIDKHQGIIDVMSKVNSDIAAIKLASKSKFSWPQQKKQAIAKVYQCIPASAKFSSVTVNKLDENTLR, from the coding sequence ATGAAATACTCAATCGCTCTAGCTCTGTTAGTGTTCATAGTGGGCGCACATGCAAAAGATCAACGTTACGCCTACAAGTGCCATGTTGAGACGATAGATAAACATCAAGGGATCATTGATGTGATGTCAAAGGTCAATAGTGACATAGCAGCAATTAAGTTGGCTTCAAAAAGTAAATTCAGCTGGCCTCAGCAGAAAAAACAAGCCATTGCTAAAGTGTATCAATGCATTCCTGCATCGGCTAAGTTTTCAAGTGTGACTGTCAATAAACTGGATGAAAATACACTTAGGTAA
- a CDS encoding pilus assembly protein produces MAKLKYGLILTGLLLTSSVLSEDIELYIGDKKVQFDTKPQVLIIFDNSGSMGTKIQTVAGYDPLETYPVVSSFDNSLNEDFVYFTIGSGVDNELPRTDKNSDTKRFHSNVNGCDTAQQSLNKYGFYTGFIREHQYKGNTGSWVELKENSGASTISALDCLDDVLAENGDNTGMSLKIGGKTYTSADSILQGLPVNGASKNANNFYTGDTTPTADEVTSATNVFNGGQIVTLYDPNYLRWYHAEEKQTVELSRLKVAQEAITTVLNATPIVDFGLMIFNLDYKGEGVRDGGRIIVPFGNKNDDVIAKVQAIEAETNTPLCETLTEAFRFFAGRSVVYATEDTNCSKNSCGFSYTGNTPAYDTSIMSGSEYISPFKEGCGSNAYVILVTDGVPTVDNDADGYVSSLIATKTDPSNATTNTSPYGFKVGNSNRTSYLPNLAHWMNNNDVNTKVSGDQNVSLYTIGFGEGAEDAEELLLEAATKGGGKYFPARSSIELSQAFSRALSKILEVNTTFTSPSVASNNFDRTRSLDSVYYAMFLPQEGARWLGNLKKLRISGTTVKDQDNKDAINNEGNIKENARTFWLPSDESADGNLVTAGGTNLILTQTQNRTIYTNIGTGTPLPIFSKTNASSYAGGDAALASVMNTSEAELANLFNWTQGYDVDDDNGNQNTQEKRDDIMGDPLHSKPLAINYGDGNVRILVGTNAGFVHMFKDNGDTVTEEWSFIPYELYGNLATLRDNTGGQKVYGMDGSPAVYFDDKNDNGVVDPGDRVWAYIGMRRGGSSYYALDISKPDAPSMLWGSPLTPSDPGFNELGQSWSRPKVTFIDIDGAGNLPVLVIGAGYDLNKDNDAITPDSSGRGLYIVNAQTKALLWSLTPASSNGINKQFDGLHSVPSDIATLDSDYDGYTDRLYFTDSGGDVWRVDMPGSNPFDGDTPWTTIKLASLSSSSSPNDRRFFSQPEVARTYFSKITKSTVTENGETTTTYARKTQPYEAILVGSGNRAHPTYRNTSDGLFMLRDENTVTKSFVKSEDIPAVITIDKLMDITNDPFANSLSNADGFKELEIDLAAFNGWKYLLSSGEKSLSKATVVGGIAYYTSFLPSENNDLEQCVLDGGGGSLYAFHLHYGTKVYDNLTIDVGNRVPDTPQLFFGDHDGSSQFLLIGVGAGEDASGTVQAKSIVTNLVPTDLDGDGRIDLVQQGAGFFGLKTHRTYLYREQK; encoded by the coding sequence ATGGCTAAATTGAAGTATGGATTGATCTTAACTGGTTTGCTTTTAACAAGTAGCGTCCTGAGTGAAGACATTGAACTGTATATTGGAGATAAAAAAGTACAATTTGACACTAAACCTCAAGTACTAATTATTTTTGATAACTCGGGCAGTATGGGCACAAAAATACAAACCGTTGCTGGATATGATCCCCTTGAAACCTACCCCGTCGTCTCTTCTTTTGACAACTCCCTGAACGAAGACTTTGTCTACTTTACCATCGGAAGCGGGGTTGATAATGAGCTCCCCCGTACAGATAAAAATAGCGACACTAAACGGTTTCACTCAAACGTCAATGGCTGTGATACCGCGCAACAATCCTTAAATAAGTATGGATTTTATACTGGTTTTATTCGTGAGCATCAATACAAAGGCAATACCGGCTCTTGGGTTGAGTTAAAAGAAAACTCAGGTGCAAGCACTATTTCTGCCCTTGATTGCCTTGATGATGTATTGGCAGAAAATGGCGACAATACTGGGATGTCGCTCAAAATTGGCGGTAAAACCTATACTTCTGCAGACTCAATTTTACAAGGTTTGCCTGTTAATGGCGCCTCAAAAAACGCAAATAACTTTTATACTGGTGATACGACTCCAACAGCTGATGAGGTAACAAGTGCAACCAATGTCTTCAATGGAGGTCAGATTGTCACCCTGTATGATCCCAATTATTTACGTTGGTACCATGCTGAAGAAAAACAAACAGTTGAACTATCACGATTAAAAGTCGCTCAAGAAGCGATTACCACGGTATTAAACGCAACCCCTATTGTCGATTTTGGTTTGATGATTTTTAACCTTGATTATAAAGGTGAAGGCGTCCGGGATGGCGGCAGGATTATAGTACCGTTTGGCAACAAAAATGATGACGTCATTGCCAAAGTACAAGCCATAGAAGCCGAAACAAATACTCCCTTGTGTGAAACGCTAACCGAAGCATTTCGTTTTTTTGCAGGTCGTAGTGTGGTGTATGCGACAGAAGATACCAACTGCTCCAAAAATAGTTGTGGTTTTAGTTACACTGGCAATACCCCAGCCTATGACACCAGCATTATGTCTGGTTCAGAATACATTTCTCCATTTAAAGAAGGATGCGGCAGTAATGCATATGTCATTTTAGTCACCGATGGTGTGCCAACCGTCGACAATGATGCCGATGGATATGTGTCTTCACTGATTGCAACAAAAACAGATCCAAGTAATGCAACCACAAACACATCCCCCTATGGGTTTAAAGTCGGAAACAGTAACAGAACGAGTTATTTACCCAATCTTGCGCACTGGATGAACAACAATGATGTCAATACTAAGGTGTCAGGTGACCAAAACGTAAGTTTATATACCATCGGCTTTGGAGAAGGCGCCGAAGATGCCGAAGAGCTTTTACTTGAAGCGGCAACAAAAGGGGGGGGTAAATATTTCCCAGCCCGTTCTTCCATCGAATTATCACAAGCGTTCAGCCGTGCATTAAGTAAAATCCTCGAAGTAAATACCACCTTTACTTCACCTTCAGTTGCAAGTAACAATTTTGACAGAACTCGCAGTTTAGATTCTGTTTATTATGCGATGTTTTTACCTCAAGAAGGCGCACGTTGGCTCGGCAACCTAAAAAAACTCAGAATTAGTGGTACGACCGTTAAAGACCAAGATAATAAAGACGCAATTAATAATGAGGGGAATATAAAAGAAAATGCGCGTACGTTTTGGTTACCAAGCGATGAATCAGCCGATGGTAATCTTGTTACCGCAGGCGGCACTAACTTGATATTGACACAAACACAAAACCGCACCATTTATACCAACATAGGCACGGGCACCCCTCTGCCTATTTTTAGTAAAACCAATGCCTCTAGCTATGCTGGCGGCGATGCCGCCCTCGCATCTGTAATGAACACCAGTGAAGCAGAGCTTGCCAACTTATTTAACTGGACTCAAGGTTATGATGTAGACGATGACAACGGCAATCAAAACACGCAAGAAAAACGTGACGATATCATGGGAGATCCCCTCCACTCCAAGCCCTTGGCGATTAATTATGGTGATGGAAATGTTCGTATTTTAGTCGGCACGAACGCGGGTTTTGTTCACATGTTCAAAGATAATGGCGACACAGTTACCGAGGAATGGTCGTTTATTCCCTATGAGTTATACGGCAATTTAGCCACATTACGTGACAACACAGGCGGGCAAAAAGTGTATGGCATGGACGGCTCGCCAGCTGTGTATTTCGATGACAAAAATGATAACGGTGTTGTTGACCCAGGTGATCGTGTTTGGGCATATATAGGCATGCGCAGGGGTGGTTCTAGCTATTATGCTCTAGATATTTCAAAGCCTGATGCGCCTTCGATGTTATGGGGATCCCCGCTCACTCCCTCTGATCCGGGTTTTAACGAACTCGGGCAGTCTTGGTCGCGTCCAAAAGTGACCTTTATTGATATTGATGGGGCCGGAAATCTACCTGTACTGGTGATTGGAGCAGGATACGATTTAAATAAAGACAATGATGCCATCACCCCCGATTCATCAGGTCGAGGCTTATATATTGTCAATGCGCAAACCAAAGCGCTACTTTGGAGCCTGACACCTGCGAGTAGTAATGGAATTAACAAACAGTTTGATGGGTTGCATAGTGTCCCAAGTGATATCGCAACGTTAGATTCTGATTACGATGGGTATACCGATAGGCTTTATTTCACCGACTCTGGTGGTGACGTATGGCGCGTTGATATGCCTGGCTCAAATCCATTTGATGGAGATACTCCTTGGACTACGATTAAACTAGCCAGTTTAAGTAGTAGCAGTAGCCCAAATGACCGACGGTTTTTCTCACAGCCCGAAGTTGCTCGCACCTACTTCAGTAAAATCACTAAGAGTACTGTGACGGAAAATGGCGAAACCACCACCACGTATGCAAGAAAAACTCAGCCATACGAAGCTATTTTAGTGGGCAGTGGTAATCGTGCTCACCCTACTTATCGCAATACATCTGATGGCTTATTTATGCTCAGAGATGAAAACACAGTCACCAAATCATTTGTAAAAAGTGAGGATATTCCAGCTGTCATCACCATCGACAAACTCATGGATATCACCAACGATCCATTTGCAAATAGCTTATCCAACGCAGATGGCTTTAAAGAACTTGAAATCGATTTAGCCGCATTTAATGGTTGGAAATACTTACTCTCAAGTGGCGAAAAATCGTTATCTAAAGCCACCGTTGTAGGCGGAATTGCATACTACACGAGCTTTTTACCATCGGAAAATAATGATTTAGAACAATGTGTACTTGATGGTGGTGGGGGCTCTTTGTATGCGTTCCATCTTCACTACGGTACAAAGGTTTACGATAATCTAACCATCGATGTCGGTAATCGTGTTCCTGATACTCCACAGCTGTTTTTTGGTGACCACGATGGTAGCAGTCAGTTTCTGTTAATTGGTGTGGGTGCCGGAGAAGATGCCAGCGGCACTGTTCAAGCTAAATCCATTGTCACTAACTTAGTCCCAACTGATCTTGACGGTGATGGCAGGATTGATCTCGTCCAACAAGGTGCGGGGTTCTTTGGTTTAAAAACTCATCGGACTTATCTCTACCGAGAGCAAAAATAA
- a CDS encoding efflux RND transporter periplasmic adaptor subunit — protein sequence MKRPIFTFGLMPIVWHSLQDTLYLLFTHIIPIGLLVLALNTKAVFANEANEAEHAHHDEEPVSLTLSQMQKKHGNIAVRTLSFEPLTHSFTAVGEVKSNGYKSYIVSSRTDSVIMKRHVSLGDHVDEGQALVTLFSESIAQSQAEYLVNSATWHRIRQLPVGTVSDSEQFSARTQFNASLGKLKALGLSDKIIEQLNNGKMTDLGLFTLTAEQSGVVANDDFSQGQRVAAGDKIMVLSDERELWVEARFAPSISTGIAKGMQATVLYDSKQFPAIVIQESHTIDPITRTKVIRLNVNNQSHQLHGGLFVDVVFRVQSQDKKLLVPRGALTRAADGDWQLMVETEQGMFIRQEVEYVEAFADRVEISGLAPGVRYAGSGAFFIASEFAKANFDTHNH from the coding sequence ATGAAAAGACCAATATTTACATTTGGTTTGATGCCAATTGTATGGCACTCACTCCAAGACACCTTATACCTGTTGTTCACTCACATTATCCCTATCGGATTGCTGGTTTTAGCACTTAATACAAAAGCTGTTTTTGCCAACGAAGCGAATGAAGCCGAGCATGCGCATCATGACGAAGAGCCGGTTTCACTCACTTTATCCCAGATGCAAAAAAAGCATGGGAATATTGCAGTCCGTACCTTGTCATTTGAGCCATTAACACATTCATTCACTGCTGTGGGTGAAGTTAAATCGAATGGCTATAAAAGCTACATCGTTTCTTCACGTACAGATTCAGTGATTATGAAACGTCATGTTTCGCTGGGTGATCATGTTGATGAAGGCCAAGCTTTGGTTACTTTGTTTAGTGAATCAATTGCGCAATCACAAGCTGAGTATTTAGTGAACTCTGCAACGTGGCATCGTATACGGCAATTACCCGTTGGAACCGTCAGTGACAGCGAGCAATTTAGTGCCCGAACTCAATTTAATGCTTCATTGGGTAAACTTAAAGCATTAGGGTTAAGTGATAAGATCATTGAGCAATTAAACAATGGCAAGATGACAGATTTAGGCCTGTTTACCTTGACTGCAGAGCAATCTGGCGTGGTGGCCAATGATGATTTTTCACAAGGGCAGCGCGTTGCCGCTGGCGACAAAATTATGGTGTTGTCAGATGAACGGGAGTTATGGGTTGAAGCTCGTTTTGCGCCAAGTATCTCTACAGGTATTGCTAAAGGAATGCAAGCTACAGTTCTTTATGATTCAAAGCAGTTTCCTGCCATCGTCATTCAAGAATCTCATACAATCGATCCCATTACGCGAACGAAAGTCATTCGCTTAAACGTTAATAATCAGTCCCACCAATTACATGGCGGATTATTTGTAGATGTGGTGTTTAGGGTTCAAAGCCAAGATAAAAAACTGCTTGTACCACGCGGTGCCTTAACTCGTGCAGCAGATGGCGATTGGCAACTCATGGTCGAGACTGAACAAGGCATGTTCATTCGCCAAGAAGTTGAATATGTGGAAGCATTCGCAGATAGAGTCGAAATCAGTGGCCTTGCGCCTGGTGTTCGTTATGCCGGATCTGGGGCTTTTTTTATCGCCTCTGAATTTGCAAAAGCTAATTTTGATACACACAACCATTAA